A section of the Telopea speciosissima isolate NSW1024214 ecotype Mountain lineage chromosome 3, Tspe_v1, whole genome shotgun sequence genome encodes:
- the LOC122654329 gene encoding protein LONGIFOLIA 1-like, protein MSAKLLHALTDDNPDLQKQIGCMTGIFQIFDRHHIHTGRRITSSSPKRLPAGHLHLNHGSRRMEPNNNEHNLPSVVERNPYKNVLENRRVSMESSRTSFSSSSCSSSFSSLDCNKSSQLEFSSYDRNITQTPLRDPHPPMNHPNASPQIGRQSLDLRDVVKESIHREAHALSVKTTTKEAASRTVKHRDSPRPLPLSKSVDGSYDVGINGKPRMSVDFNESLRVLAKLREAPSYFNEAREPPRSSYEAKDGSLFQVPRDAPRFSFDGREIPRRSFESRDTLKYTAKLRELPRLSLDSREGSMRGANKNAKSDSILKDLQMNSGNSNDRIANSQQEPGMCKRPPSVVAKLMGLEALPNPISGTDSQARFVKTSSSRHPEPFSVSSKAVDESTQSRVSGSPRSSLKDSISPRLRCPDSVMKPIPSSRCPIEPAPWRQQEGVRGSQKTAFRNWDSPARPPNSSPSVYSEIEKRLKDLEFKQSDKDLRALKQILEAMQAKGLLETKKVQDQGTNFMSEKGYGPIHTSSNQNPRFTNRRNPQKNHQLSDSVKGINSSQAFESPIVIMRPAKLIEKSGLPASTVVPIDGLSGLRKPRSGNSGDNRKAPASRQAAKDLPPKQSPREPANRTLCSSDKRNNGKTLRSIQALSRPQQLPKETNGSPEKNSGSVSPKLHQRRLELEKRSARPPIPSSDASKTRRQTLRQPTDSGSPGGKRRPKSPNLQQSDDQSSEISSEMRNLSHLGDEISVLSDSNISSGSHMDLEVTSADRSAEVNCNLFQQGSQSSPKMVANKPISSFKQKISSARLSEDSSMAELATVAPEQPSPVSVLDASFYRDDLPSPVKNTLIVFKDGKCPNSDDNTGEDGWNPMDLDRLSDSRGSNFSSDINRKKLENIESLVQKLRKLNSDHDEATTDYIGSLCENSNPDHRYISEILLASGLLLRDLSSGLMSIQLHPSGHPINPDLFFVLEQTKASAGILTDKCNSEKSIRSRPNQEKLHRKLVFDAVNEILARKLTSTGPSPEPWIRANKLAGKTLNAQQLLKELCSELDQLQAKNSVGSLDEEDDSLKSILWEAVMHQSENWIDFRKEVSEVVLDVERWIFKNLIDEVVNGEAEAVASMRTKPSRLCKQLFVK, encoded by the exons ATGTCTGCAAAGCTTTTACATGCCTTAACAGATGACAATCCAGACCTGCAGAAGCAAATTGGATGCATGACTGGCATCTTTCAGATCTTCGATCGCCACCATATCCATACTGGCAGGCGGATCACTAGCTCCAGTCCCAAAAGGCTTCCTGCAG gtCACTTGCACCTCAATCATGGTAGCCGTAGAATGGAACCTAATAATAATGAACATAATCTACCATCAGTTGTG GAAAGAAATCCCTACAAGAACGTCCTCGAGAATCGAAGAGTTTCAATGGAGTCATCCAGGACCTCCTTTTCATCCTCCTCTTGCTCATCTTCATTCTCCTCTCTTGATTGTAACAAGTCATCTCAACTTGAGTTCTCTTCCTATGACCGAAACATTACACAAACACCTTTGAGGGACCCCCACCCACCTATGAACCACCCCAATGCTTCTCCACAGATAGGGCGACAATCCCTTGACTTACGTGATGTGGTTAAGGAATCAATCCACAGAGAAGCTCATGCTTTATCTGTTAAAACTACAACCAAAGAAGCAGCAAGCCGCACTGTCAAGCACAGAGATTCCCCTAGGCCTTTGCCACTTTCTAAATCAGTTGATGGATCTTATGACGTAGGAATCAATGGGAAGCCCAGAATGTCTGTTGATTTCAATGAGTCACTCAGAGTTCTTGCTAAACTTCGAGAAGCCCCTTCTTATTTTAATGAAGCCAGAGAACCACCAAGGTCATCATACGAAGCAAAAGATGGTTCTTTGTTTCAAGTTCCCAGGGATGCCCCTCGGTTCTCCTTCGATGGACGAGAGATACCCCGTCGATCTTTTGAGTCACGAGACACCTTAAAATATACCGCAAAGCTGAGAGAGCTACCAAGGCTCTCCTTGGACAGCAGAGAAGGTTCAATGAGGGGTGCTAACAAAAATGCAAAATCAGATTCTATTTTGAAGGATTTACAGATGAATAGTGGCAACTCTAATGACAGAATCGCGAACTCACAACAAGAGCCAGGAATGTGCAAAAGACCTCCTAGTGTTGTAGCAAAGTTGATGGGCTTGGAAGCATTGCCCAATCCTATCTCGGGCACTGACAGTCAGGCAAGGTTTGTTAAAACCTCCTCCAGTAGACACCCTGAGCCTTTCTCAGTTTCATCAAAAGCAGTAGATGAAAGTACGCAAAGTCGAGTATCTGGCTCCCCCAGGAGCTCCCTCAAAGACTCCATCTCGCCACGATTGAGATGTCCTGATTCAGTCATGAAACCCATTCCAAGTTCAAGGTGTCCAATTGAACCAGCTCCTTGGAGACAGCAGGAAGGTGTGCGTGGTTCTCAAAAAACGGCATTCAGGAATTGGGACTCCCCTGCAAGGCCACCAAACTCATCTCCGAGTGTTTATAGTGAAATTGAGAAAAGGCTCAAAGATCTTGAATTTAAACAATCGGATAAGGATCTCAGAGCTCTTAAGCAGATACTGGAAGCAATGCAGGCTAAGGGGCTTCTGgagaccaaaaaggtacaaGATCAAGGTACCAACTTCATGTCTGAAAAAGGCTACGGCCCAATCCACACCAGTTCCAACCAGAATCCAAGATTCACAAACAGGAGAAATCCACAGAAAAACCACCAGCTATCTGACTCGGTAAAAGGAATTAATTCTTCACAGGCATTTGAATCCCCAATTGTGATAATGAGACCAGCAAAACTTATCGAGAAATCTGGTCTGCCTGCTTCGACAGTTGTTCCAATTGATGGATTATCTGGTCTTCGCAAGCCCCGAAGTGGTAATTCTGGTGACAATAGAAAGGCTCCAGCTAGCAGACAAGCTGCGAAGGACTTGCCTCCAAAACAATCTCCTAGAGAGCCTGCGAATCGAACTCTCTGTTCCTCGGATAAGAGAAATAATGGGAAAACCCTGAGATCAATTCAGGCTTTAAGCAGGCCTCAACAATTGCCCAAAGAAACTAATGGAAGCCCTGAGAAAAACTCAGGATCTGTTAGCCCAAAGCTGCATCAAAGGAGGCTTGAATTGGAGAAGCGCTCTGCTCGTCCCCCTATCCCTTCATCAGATGCTAGCAAAACAAGAAGGCAAACTCTTAGGCAGCCAACAGATTCAGGTTCCCCAGGTGGAAAACGTAGGCCCAAATCACCCAACTTGCAACAAAGTGATGACCAATCAAGTGAAATAAGTAGTGAAATGAGAAATTTGAGTCATCTAGGAGATGAGATTTCTGTGCTATCAGATAGCAACATCAGCTCAGGCTCACATATGGATCTGGAGGTGACAAGTGCTGACAGATCTGCTGAGGTTAACTGCAACTTGTTCCAGCAAGGTAGCCAGAGTTCACCGAAAATGGTAGCAAATAAACCAATTTCTAGCTTCAAACAGAAG ATATCATCAGCCAGGTTGAGTGAAGACAGCTCAATGGCAGAACTTGCAACAGTTGCTCCTGAACAACCAAGTCCTGTTTCTGTTTTAGATGCCTCGTTTTACAGAGATGATTTGCCATCTCCTGTGAAAAATACATTGATTGTCTTCAAAG ATGGCAAGTGTCCAAACTCTGATGATAATACTGGTGAAGATGGATGGAACCCTATGGATCTTGACCGCTTGTCTGACAGCAGAGGATCCAATTTTAGCTCTGATATCAATCGAAAGAAACTGGAAAACATTGAGAGCCTAGTTCAGAAACTTAGAAAACTGAACTCGGATCACGATGAAGCCACAACAGATTACATTGGGTCACTTTGTGAGAACTCAAACCCAGACCACCGATACATCTCTGAGATATTGCTAGCATCAGGCCTGCTTCTCAGAGACCTGAGCTCTGGGTTGATGAGCATTCAACTACACCCGTCAGGGCACCCAATCAACCCTGACTTGTTCTTTGTCCTAGAGCAAACTAAGGCGAGTGCTGGGATCCTAACAGACAAGTGCAATAGTGAGAAGTCTATTCGATCAAGACCCAACCAGGAGAAGCTCCACAGGAAGCTTGTGTTTGATGCTGTTAACGAGATTCTTGCTCGGAAGTTGACTTCCACAGGCCCTTCACCTGAACCATGGATCCGTGCCAATAAACTGGCAGGTAAGACCTTGAATGCACAACAGCTTCTGAAGGAGTTGTGTTCTGAGTTAGATCAGCTGCAGGCAAAAAACTCAGTCGGCAGCTTGGATGAAGAGGATGATAGTTTGAAAAGCATCTTATGGGAGGCTGTGATGCATCAATCAGAGAATTGGATAGATTTCCGCAAGGAGGTTTCAGAGGTTGTGCTAGATGTTGAGAGGTGGATATTCAAAAATTTAATTGATGAGGTAGTGAATGGTGAAGCTGAAGCAGTAGCTAGTATGCGAACCAAGCCAAGCAGGCTATGCAAGCAACTATTTGTCAAGTGA
- the LOC122654245 gene encoding uncharacterized FCP1 homology domain-containing protein C1271.03c-like isoform X4, producing the protein MKDDVSVGSINKEAYVLEKLPSLPGRSPHCSRRKLLILDLNGLLVDIVPFIPNGYTPDKKIAYKSLFKRPFYDDFLKFCFERFEVGVWSSRNKRNVDSVIDFLMEDMKHKLLFCWDQSHCTETGFNTIENKQKPLVLKELKKLWDKHDPNLPWEKGVYNESNTLLVDDSPYKALCNPPHTAIFPYPFTYLDRKDNSLGPGGDLRVYLEGLAMAEEIKKYLEEHPFGQRAITSKNPSWDFYLRVIGTKISDVQLEDNVDSSSLTSSQELCKLSSKC; encoded by the exons ATGAAAGATGATGTTTCAGTTGGTTCCATCAATAAAGAAGCCTATGTTTTGGAGAAGTTACCGTCTTTACCAGGAAGATCACCCCATTGTTCCAGGAGAAAACTACTTATTCTTGATCTTAATGGCCTACTTGTTGATATTGTGCCTTTTATCCCTAATGGATACACACCAGACAAGAAAATTGCATACAAATCAC TTTTTAAGAGGCCATTTTATGATGATTTCCTGAAGTTCTGCTTTGAGAGATTTGAAGTGGGTGTCTGGTCATCAAGAAACAA GAGAAATGTGGACAGTGTAATTGATTTCCTTATGGAAGATATGAAGCATAAGTTGCTGTTTTGCTGG GACCAATCACATTGCACTGAAACAGGATTCAATACTATTGAGAACAAGCAGAAGCCACTTGTACTCAAAGAACTGAAGAAGTTATGGGATAAGCATGACCCTAATCTTCCATGGGAGAAGGGAGTTTACAATGAATCAAACACACTGTTGGTAGATGATTCTCCATACAAGGCTCTATGCAATCCA CCACACACTGCAATTTTCCCATATCCGTTCACATATCTGGATAGGAAGGATAATTCTTTAG GCCCAGGAGGTGATCTTCGAGTTTATCTGGAAGGATTAGCCATGgctgaagaaattaaaaaatatttggaaGAACATCCATTTGGTCAACGTGCTATCACAAGCAAGAATCCATCATGGGATTTCTACCTTAGAGTTATTGGGACAAAGATATCTGATGTACAACTTGAAGACAATGTCGATAGCTCTTCTCTCACCTCTAGTCAAGAGCTCTGTAAACTTAGTTCCAAATGTTGA
- the LOC122654245 gene encoding uncharacterized protein LOC122654245 isoform X2, with the protein MIPKVSSRLPKRADTVLEKNEKRAETSSIITYQRKKKVINIKTYQRKKRKSSCSLLNIMEPDKVIQTVQNSSMGLSAEESKGKNNRNNRETKGELEPVTEGCNIFSKGNLEVSVTKSKMEEMHPSCDVNVMKDDVSVGSINKEAYVLEKLPSLPGRSPHCSRRKLLILDLNGLLVDIVPFIPNGYTPDKKIAYKSLFKRPFYDDFLKFCFERFEVGVWSSRNKRNVDSVIDFLMEDMKHKLLFCWDQSHCTETGFNTIENKQKPLVLKELKKLWDKHDPNLPWEKGVYNESNTLLVDDSPYKALCNPPHTAIFPYPFTYLDRKDNSLGPGGDLRVYLEGLAMAEEIKKYLEEHPFGQRAITSKNPSWDFYLRVIGTKISDVQLEDNVDSSSLTSSQELCKLSSKC; encoded by the exons ATGATCCCAAAGGTGTCCTCCCGTTTGCCAAAGAGAGCAGATACTGTTTTGGAAAAGAATGAAAAGCGTGCCGAGACTAGTTCAATAATAACATATCAGAGGAAGAAAAAGGTAATAAATATTAAAACctatcaaagaaagaaaagaaagtcaTCATGCTCCTTACTTAATATTATGGAGCCAGACAAAGTGATACAAACTGTACAAAACAGTTCAATGGG ACTTTCAGCAGAGGAGAGCAAAGGGAAAAACAACAGAAATAATAGGGAAACCAAGGGTGAGTTGGAGCCAGTAACAGAAGGATGTAATATTTTCAGCAAAGGGAATCTAGAAGTATCCGTGACTAAATCCAAGATGGAAGAAATGCATCCTTCTTGTGAT GTGAATGTAATGAAAGATGATGTTTCAGTTGGTTCCATCAATAAAGAAGCCTATGTTTTGGAGAAGTTACCGTCTTTACCAGGAAGATCACCCCATTGTTCCAGGAGAAAACTACTTATTCTTGATCTTAATGGCCTACTTGTTGATATTGTGCCTTTTATCCCTAATGGATACACACCAGACAAGAAAATTGCATACAAATCAC TTTTTAAGAGGCCATTTTATGATGATTTCCTGAAGTTCTGCTTTGAGAGATTTGAAGTGGGTGTCTGGTCATCAAGAAACAA GAGAAATGTGGACAGTGTAATTGATTTCCTTATGGAAGATATGAAGCATAAGTTGCTGTTTTGCTGG GACCAATCACATTGCACTGAAACAGGATTCAATACTATTGAGAACAAGCAGAAGCCACTTGTACTCAAAGAACTGAAGAAGTTATGGGATAAGCATGACCCTAATCTTCCATGGGAGAAGGGAGTTTACAATGAATCAAACACACTGTTGGTAGATGATTCTCCATACAAGGCTCTATGCAATCCA CCACACACTGCAATTTTCCCATATCCGTTCACATATCTGGATAGGAAGGATAATTCTTTAG GCCCAGGAGGTGATCTTCGAGTTTATCTGGAAGGATTAGCCATGgctgaagaaattaaaaaatatttggaaGAACATCCATTTGGTCAACGTGCTATCACAAGCAAGAATCCATCATGGGATTTCTACCTTAGAGTTATTGGGACAAAGATATCTGATGTACAACTTGAAGACAATGTCGATAGCTCTTCTCTCACCTCTAGTCAAGAGCTCTGTAAACTTAGTTCCAAATGTTGA
- the LOC122654245 gene encoding uncharacterized protein LOC122654245 isoform X1, with the protein MIPKVSSRLPKRADTVLEKNEKRAETSSIITYQRKKKVINIKTYQRKKRKSSCSLLNIMEPDKVIQTVQNSSMGEASVSWSGNSLSAEESKGKNNRNNRETKGELEPVTEGCNIFSKGNLEVSVTKSKMEEMHPSCDVNVMKDDVSVGSINKEAYVLEKLPSLPGRSPHCSRRKLLILDLNGLLVDIVPFIPNGYTPDKKIAYKSLFKRPFYDDFLKFCFERFEVGVWSSRNKRNVDSVIDFLMEDMKHKLLFCWDQSHCTETGFNTIENKQKPLVLKELKKLWDKHDPNLPWEKGVYNESNTLLVDDSPYKALCNPPHTAIFPYPFTYLDRKDNSLGPGGDLRVYLEGLAMAEEIKKYLEEHPFGQRAITSKNPSWDFYLRVIGTKISDVQLEDNVDSSSLTSSQELCKLSSKC; encoded by the exons ATGATCCCAAAGGTGTCCTCCCGTTTGCCAAAGAGAGCAGATACTGTTTTGGAAAAGAATGAAAAGCGTGCCGAGACTAGTTCAATAATAACATATCAGAGGAAGAAAAAGGTAATAAATATTAAAACctatcaaagaaagaaaagaaagtcaTCATGCTCCTTACTTAATATTATGGAGCCAGACAAAGTGATACAAACTGTACAAAACAGTTCAATGGGAGAGGCCTCTGTTAGTTGGTCAGGTAATTCACTTTCAGCAGAGGAGAGCAAAGGGAAAAACAACAGAAATAATAGGGAAACCAAGGGTGAGTTGGAGCCAGTAACAGAAGGATGTAATATTTTCAGCAAAGGGAATCTAGAAGTATCCGTGACTAAATCCAAGATGGAAGAAATGCATCCTTCTTGTGAT GTGAATGTAATGAAAGATGATGTTTCAGTTGGTTCCATCAATAAAGAAGCCTATGTTTTGGAGAAGTTACCGTCTTTACCAGGAAGATCACCCCATTGTTCCAGGAGAAAACTACTTATTCTTGATCTTAATGGCCTACTTGTTGATATTGTGCCTTTTATCCCTAATGGATACACACCAGACAAGAAAATTGCATACAAATCAC TTTTTAAGAGGCCATTTTATGATGATTTCCTGAAGTTCTGCTTTGAGAGATTTGAAGTGGGTGTCTGGTCATCAAGAAACAA GAGAAATGTGGACAGTGTAATTGATTTCCTTATGGAAGATATGAAGCATAAGTTGCTGTTTTGCTGG GACCAATCACATTGCACTGAAACAGGATTCAATACTATTGAGAACAAGCAGAAGCCACTTGTACTCAAAGAACTGAAGAAGTTATGGGATAAGCATGACCCTAATCTTCCATGGGAGAAGGGAGTTTACAATGAATCAAACACACTGTTGGTAGATGATTCTCCATACAAGGCTCTATGCAATCCA CCACACACTGCAATTTTCCCATATCCGTTCACATATCTGGATAGGAAGGATAATTCTTTAG GCCCAGGAGGTGATCTTCGAGTTTATCTGGAAGGATTAGCCATGgctgaagaaattaaaaaatatttggaaGAACATCCATTTGGTCAACGTGCTATCACAAGCAAGAATCCATCATGGGATTTCTACCTTAGAGTTATTGGGACAAAGATATCTGATGTACAACTTGAAGACAATGTCGATAGCTCTTCTCTCACCTCTAGTCAAGAGCTCTGTAAACTTAGTTCCAAATGTTGA
- the LOC122654245 gene encoding uncharacterized protein LOC122654245 isoform X3, which yields MIPKVSSRLPKRADTVLEKNEKRAETSSIITYQRKKKVINIKTYQRKKRKSSCSLLNIMEPDKVIQTVQNSSMGEASVSWSGNSLSAEESKGKNNRNNRETKGELEPVTEGCNIFSKGNLEVSVTKSKMEEMHPSCDVNVMKDDVSVGSINKEAYVLEKLPSLPGRSPHCSRRKLLILDLNGLLVDIVPFIPNGYTPDKKIAYKSLFKRPFYDDFLKFCFERFEVGVWSSRNKRNVDSVIDFLMEDMKHKLLFCWDQSHCTETGFNTIENKQKPLVLKELKKLWDKHDPNLPWEKGVYNESNTLLVDDSPYKALCNPAQEVIFEFIWKD from the exons ATGATCCCAAAGGTGTCCTCCCGTTTGCCAAAGAGAGCAGATACTGTTTTGGAAAAGAATGAAAAGCGTGCCGAGACTAGTTCAATAATAACATATCAGAGGAAGAAAAAGGTAATAAATATTAAAACctatcaaagaaagaaaagaaagtcaTCATGCTCCTTACTTAATATTATGGAGCCAGACAAAGTGATACAAACTGTACAAAACAGTTCAATGGGAGAGGCCTCTGTTAGTTGGTCAGGTAATTCACTTTCAGCAGAGGAGAGCAAAGGGAAAAACAACAGAAATAATAGGGAAACCAAGGGTGAGTTGGAGCCAGTAACAGAAGGATGTAATATTTTCAGCAAAGGGAATCTAGAAGTATCCGTGACTAAATCCAAGATGGAAGAAATGCATCCTTCTTGTGAT GTGAATGTAATGAAAGATGATGTTTCAGTTGGTTCCATCAATAAAGAAGCCTATGTTTTGGAGAAGTTACCGTCTTTACCAGGAAGATCACCCCATTGTTCCAGGAGAAAACTACTTATTCTTGATCTTAATGGCCTACTTGTTGATATTGTGCCTTTTATCCCTAATGGATACACACCAGACAAGAAAATTGCATACAAATCAC TTTTTAAGAGGCCATTTTATGATGATTTCCTGAAGTTCTGCTTTGAGAGATTTGAAGTGGGTGTCTGGTCATCAAGAAACAA GAGAAATGTGGACAGTGTAATTGATTTCCTTATGGAAGATATGAAGCATAAGTTGCTGTTTTGCTGG GACCAATCACATTGCACTGAAACAGGATTCAATACTATTGAGAACAAGCAGAAGCCACTTGTACTCAAAGAACTGAAGAAGTTATGGGATAAGCATGACCCTAATCTTCCATGGGAGAAGGGAGTTTACAATGAATCAAACACACTGTTGGTAGATGATTCTCCATACAAGGCTCTATGCAATCCA GCCCAGGAGGTGATCTTCGAGTTTATCTGGAAGGATTAG